The following coding sequences lie in one Niabella agricola genomic window:
- a CDS encoding DUF4983 domain-containing protein: MQKNQRNKKISTGVAFAVMAAFLSLYAIMSCNRTFPDQQNQLRTGYPDSAQGAALNRKVLYLILDGAEGKQIQALNPPNIRSLLANGVYSWVGVSGGLPPDSTLPATWTNMMTGIPTDKTNVGVNFQSANFSQYPTFISRIKTMAAGTRIAGFAASALFSQYLLKDATVNTLTENNDEQVTQNVMSELGKPEATIVVGQFHSIAAAGDQYGYLAATAEYSNAVNRVDGYIGAIMATLKKRTGYKQENWLVVVASNLNGTVNKYAGTAAAATYFGDSRRNNFVIFSSPRFKELQVNPNGAPASTAGYVNYIDSVLQLQGTGANQVRVYGNDDKHIFDLIKGTQRTLEFKLKVPATNYKTEINGQGFYNLFGTLRAQTNTDNQAAGWHIMTCAGWCNNTKLFINFATADRHDEGNNGQYDAERPGDDGQWHNIALVINWPANSNLIKFKFYMDGTLRTINDRQGSRATTEGEYDAGNATSIVSKGKFYIGPPTDALPQMNIYSDNCYITDLRYWNVAFTDADVAKYSCKSYIPDDHPYLNKLVAYYKLNNLSGNVVKDLSPTGQDAIVVDPSKRANFTKFNETAKGVCPDPNSNFYKATITGLDVPMLIYQWMGFGTPDSWGLGGRIWSTGYTDVVPPQ; the protein is encoded by the coding sequence ATGCAGAAGAATCAAAGAAATAAAAAGATAAGTACGGGTGTAGCCTTTGCTGTTATGGCTGCTTTTCTTTCATTGTATGCGATCATGTCCTGCAACCGGACATTTCCTGATCAGCAAAACCAGTTAAGGACCGGTTATCCCGATTCGGCACAGGGCGCTGCTCTAAACAGGAAAGTACTGTACCTGATCCTGGATGGGGCAGAAGGGAAACAAATCCAGGCATTAAACCCTCCGAATATCCGTTCCCTGCTGGCCAACGGCGTATATAGCTGGGTAGGCGTGAGCGGTGGGCTTCCTCCGGATTCTACTTTGCCCGCTACCTGGACGAATATGATGACGGGAATTCCTACCGATAAAACCAATGTGGGTGTGAATTTTCAATCGGCCAACTTTAGTCAGTATCCCACTTTTATTTCAAGAATAAAAACGATGGCCGCAGGCACCCGTATTGCCGGGTTTGCTGCATCTGCCTTGTTTAGCCAGTATTTATTAAAAGATGCCACCGTAAATACGCTTACCGAGAATAACGATGAGCAGGTAACACAAAATGTAATGAGCGAACTGGGCAAACCGGAGGCAACCATTGTGGTAGGCCAGTTTCATAGCATTGCTGCCGCAGGCGATCAATACGGATACCTGGCTGCTACGGCGGAATACTCCAATGCTGTAAATAGGGTGGATGGCTATATCGGAGCTATTATGGCTACGTTGAAAAAACGAACTGGCTATAAGCAGGAAAACTGGCTGGTAGTAGTGGCCTCCAATTTAAACGGAACTGTAAATAAATATGCCGGCACGGCGGCAGCGGCAACTTATTTCGGAGACTCGCGGCGCAACAATTTTGTTATTTTCAGCAGCCCCCGGTTTAAAGAACTCCAGGTAAATCCAAATGGGGCACCGGCTTCTACAGCAGGCTATGTCAATTATATCGACTCGGTGCTGCAGCTGCAGGGAACGGGCGCCAATCAGGTACGGGTGTATGGCAATGACGACAAACATATTTTTGACCTGATAAAAGGAACCCAGCGCACCCTTGAATTTAAATTAAAAGTGCCGGCAACCAATTATAAAACGGAAATCAATGGTCAGGGCTTTTACAACCTTTTTGGTACGCTGCGGGCACAAACCAATACCGATAACCAGGCGGCAGGCTGGCATATTATGACCTGCGCCGGCTGGTGCAACAATACCAAGCTATTCATCAACTTTGCAACTGCCGACCGGCACGATGAAGGCAATAACGGCCAATATGATGCAGAAAGGCCGGGAGACGATGGCCAATGGCACAATATTGCACTGGTCATTAACTGGCCGGCAAACAGCAACCTGATCAAGTTTAAATTTTACATGGATGGCACATTGCGTACCATCAACGACCGGCAGGGCTCCCGGGCCACCACGGAAGGGGAATATGATGCGGGAAACGCAACCAGCATTGTTTCGAAGGGAAAGTTTTATATCGGCCCGCCCACAGATGCGCTTCCTCAAATGAATATTTATTCCGATAACTGTTACATTACGGACCTGCGGTACTGGAATGTAGCGTTTACGGATGCGGACGTGGCCAAATATTCCTGTAAGTCCTACATCCCGGACGACCACCCTTACCTGAACAAACTGGTTGCCTACTACAAGCTTAACAACCTCTCCGGTAATGTGGTAAAAGATTTATCACCCACCGGGCAGGATGCCATCGTGGTTGACCCTTCAAAAAGAGCCAACTTTACAAAGTTCAATGAAACGGCAAAAGGCGTATGCCCCGATCCGAACAGCAATTTTTATAAAGCTACCATTACGGGTCTGGATGTTCCGATGCTCATTTACCAATGGATGGGCTTTGGTACGCCGGACTCCTGGGGGCTGGGTGGCAGGATATGGAGCACCGGGTATACGGATGTTGTTCCACCTCAGTAA
- a CDS encoding RagB/SusD family nutrient uptake outer membrane protein, which translates to MYKKFSTNRFTKIAFIGFFLALTLSCNKKLNIESQHLYGETVAWDSYDDINSNFFGVYSLFRTALATNNNYLLWGELRSGDFVSSARADLKAVIDGQLNTQFPLLEEMKDWRRFYAVINAINLYIERSGEAMVDTRYTRVMNNLDIAHMRCLRAWAYFMMVRIWGDIPFITSSFDGAFPQIPRTDQRKILEFCEAEVLKAVDFLPYIYGGSDPLQTGSFHLQNSDQFRTMLFGRLAAYGLLAHIAAWQGHYADAEVYAQFVIDRRSSGQLDYATTGQLTASNGVFYDRGAENGGPRVLMGFPLSWQFGESGTSGDGHIESWTMAAPFTSKSIPDLYVPADVITAVFTSPLDQRFRFDTVRTSVVDSTLRIVTAGEYFKNFFSSTPIFSKIKVFNNGRSNADGSVSFAVYSSNITFSRLDEIRLLKAEASAAIGNTNGAIASLNEQLISRGANTYSATKDGDILEAIFKERRRELIGEAWRWYDQVRYYKLRRNNAGFNKLIDEGGIYCPVSKAVLASNPSIQQYPYWANK; encoded by the coding sequence ATGTATAAAAAGTTTTCAACAAACCGTTTTACGAAAATTGCATTTATAGGTTTTTTTCTGGCGCTCACTTTATCGTGTAATAAAAAGCTCAATATCGAGTCGCAACATTTATACGGTGAAACAGTTGCCTGGGATTCTTACGATGATATTAACAGTAATTTCTTTGGTGTGTATAGCCTGTTCCGAACTGCATTGGCAACCAACAATAATTATTTGTTGTGGGGTGAGCTTCGCAGCGGCGATTTCGTATCAAGCGCCCGCGCAGATCTGAAAGCAGTTATAGACGGGCAGTTGAATACACAGTTTCCGCTATTAGAGGAAATGAAAGACTGGCGCAGGTTTTATGCTGTGATTAACGCCATTAATTTATACATAGAGCGTTCGGGTGAGGCAATGGTTGATACCCGTTACACAAGGGTTATGAACAACCTTGATATTGCGCATATGCGCTGCCTGCGTGCATGGGCGTATTTTATGATGGTGCGTATCTGGGGTGACATCCCCTTTATTACCAGTTCATTTGACGGAGCATTTCCTCAAATTCCACGAACAGATCAACGGAAGATCCTTGAATTTTGTGAGGCAGAAGTATTAAAAGCCGTAGATTTCTTACCTTATATATATGGCGGATCAGATCCCCTGCAAACGGGCAGTTTTCATTTGCAGAATTCCGATCAGTTTCGGACTATGCTTTTTGGCAGATTAGCGGCCTATGGGCTGCTGGCTCATATTGCAGCATGGCAGGGTCACTATGCCGATGCAGAAGTATATGCACAGTTTGTGATCGACCGCAGAAGCAGCGGCCAGTTGGATTATGCTACAACCGGACAACTTACGGCATCCAACGGGGTTTTTTATGACCGAGGAGCTGAAAACGGCGGTCCGCGGGTATTGATGGGTTTTCCCTTATCCTGGCAGTTCGGGGAGTCCGGAACCAGTGGAGACGGGCATATCGAGAGCTGGACAATGGCAGCTCCCTTTACCTCCAAGTCCATTCCGGATCTTTATGTTCCGGCGGATGTCATTACGGCGGTATTTACCAGTCCCCTGGATCAGCGGTTCCGGTTCGACACGGTGCGGACCTCTGTAGTGGACAGCACTCTCAGAATCGTTACTGCCGGAGAGTACTTTAAAAATTTCTTTTCATCCACGCCCATTTTCAGCAAGATAAAAGTGTTCAATAATGGAAGAAGTAACGCAGACGGATCTGTTTCCTTTGCCGTATACAGCTCCAATATCACCTTTTCACGACTGGATGAAATCCGGCTTTTAAAAGCGGAAGCCAGCGCCGCCATCGGCAATACCAACGGGGCAATAGCCTCGCTGAACGAGCAGTTGATCAGCAGGGGTGCCAATACCTATTCGGCTACGAAAGACGGCGATATTCTGGAGGCCATTTTTAAGGAACGCAGAAGAGAGCTCATCGGTGAGGCCTGGCGATGGTATGATCAGGTACGGTATTATAAGTTAAGACGTAATAATGCAGGGTTTAATAAGCTTATTGATGAAGGAGGAATCTATTGCCCGGTTTCAAAAGCGGTGCTTGCCAGCAACCCTTCCATTCAACAGTATCCTTATTGGGCCAATAAATAG
- a CDS encoding RagB/SusD family nutrient uptake outer membrane protein has protein sequence MNKLIGTITMTCLVLVMVCGFGGCKRFLNVNPPLALSGNNFWKTTDDFDQYMAGLYAKFRRKTMGQSGPGLDCCDVQFFPAVGDFRCAPVAGVDATGRHYITLAANNDLKTLTGSYNNNYWVGTFAKITEWGPFFDIIAGCNIMVDAVNKDKDVLRKDKKDQFLGEAVFLRNLIYFMMARLYGDIPYYTNAFNRNPEPRQAMVPVLQKCLADLGTVVNNMPWTYVDPVDKGARAMRGSALDLMMNINMWCAGFDKENKEKYWQQTDSLGEVLLTQNNGAYQLMPITQMHEVFKGGTPESLFEIRQNLNTGERFGLFASFADNVLTAPYKPNGTTRTYAGYNPAFMQQLFPTNKNDLRWTLFFYQPQGNTDPHRLQCIKFLNIYAVPGEDVNPDDCQMIFRLPDAILLQAEACASLGGAKTQKAITLLDMVRKRSGADLYVEGETPGLDLSDAIYYERCKELFGEGYYYFDLVRTGRILDPKFCYHPISENDFALGAWTWPISSSALTQNPGMQLNNYWQ, from the coding sequence ATGAATAAATTAATAGGTACAATCACCATGACATGCCTGGTCCTTGTAATGGTATGCGGCTTTGGCGGTTGCAAACGATTTTTAAATGTGAACCCGCCTCTTGCCCTCTCGGGTAACAATTTCTGGAAAACTACGGATGATTTTGACCAATATATGGCAGGCCTTTATGCCAAGTTTCGCCGGAAAACAATGGGGCAATCAGGCCCGGGCCTGGATTGTTGTGACGTTCAGTTTTTCCCGGCGGTGGGCGACTTCCGTTGTGCGCCGGTTGCAGGGGTAGACGCTACAGGCAGGCATTATATTACGCTGGCCGCCAACAATGACCTTAAAACGCTTACGGGTAGTTACAACAATAATTACTGGGTGGGCACTTTTGCGAAAATTACCGAATGGGGCCCTTTTTTCGATATTATAGCCGGTTGCAATATCATGGTAGATGCGGTAAATAAAGACAAAGACGTGTTACGGAAGGATAAGAAAGATCAGTTTCTTGGAGAAGCCGTTTTTTTACGCAACCTTATTTACTTTATGATGGCCCGCTTGTATGGCGATATTCCTTATTATACCAACGCATTTAACCGGAATCCGGAACCGCGCCAGGCAATGGTTCCGGTGCTGCAAAAATGTTTGGCAGACCTGGGTACTGTTGTAAACAATATGCCCTGGACCTATGTCGACCCGGTAGATAAAGGAGCCCGGGCTATGCGTGGAAGTGCGTTGGATCTTATGATGAATATCAATATGTGGTGTGCCGGTTTTGACAAGGAAAACAAAGAAAAGTACTGGCAGCAAACCGATTCACTGGGCGAGGTATTGCTCACACAAAACAACGGGGCCTACCAGTTAATGCCCATTACCCAAATGCATGAAGTATTTAAAGGCGGTACACCGGAAAGCCTTTTTGAAATCAGGCAAAACCTGAATACCGGCGAACGTTTTGGCCTGTTTGCTTCTTTTGCCGATAATGTGCTCACCGCTCCCTACAAGCCTAATGGGACCACCCGCACATACGCAGGCTACAACCCGGCGTTTATGCAACAATTGTTTCCGACAAATAAGAATGACCTCCGGTGGACTTTGTTTTTCTACCAGCCGCAAGGGAATACCGATCCGCACCGGCTGCAGTGCATTAAGTTCCTGAACATTTATGCAGTGCCAGGCGAGGATGTAAACCCCGATGACTGCCAGATGATTTTCCGGTTGCCGGATGCCATATTATTACAGGCAGAGGCCTGTGCGAGTTTGGGTGGTGCTAAAACGCAAAAGGCGATCACCCTCCTCGATATGGTGCGAAAAAGATCGGGTGCCGATTTATATGTAGAGGGCGAAACGCCGGGACTGGACCTGTCGGATGCAATTTATTACGAGCGTTGTAAAGAGCTGTTTGGCGAAGGATATTATTATTTTGACCTTGTAAGAACCGGTCGTATTCTCGATCCGAAATTTTGTTACCATCCGATTTCTGAAAATGATTTTGCATTGGGCGCATGGACCTGGCCCATCAGTTCATCGGCACTCACGCAAAACCCGGGTATGCAGTTGAACAATTATTGGCAATAA
- a CDS encoding DUF5007 domain-containing protein, producing the protein MRIKFSTLTFLLLVCSSCFIACVKKFVPEDRVQFSNAKAMFKQTVLEPTLGRSFVTLTSDFNFEGSTQPLTFKVLNLRTYDNKPAPELENVFEVKSWKELYTGNETSLQEIENKRVTTSNRLFEIRSHSGQFVMRSEANSNLIKCQPDSGYVFDVEVSNAGGSKFISGMRLKPFRQLPYEPNRFDRLTGQVTSGSINPGLVSNVFGESRGGRLSEGDVNIIFLKTGNGNSLTFKFLDTIQKPIDPRKFDLTKWSTLVHGFDMQLSDTAVKYSVAYPIPLLTQYPTKYTNSAGTMAHTEISWDRMGFGNQRLVAQILFDFAIYEKGDWQIIFWFKRDNPRFTDG; encoded by the coding sequence ATGAGAATAAAGTTTTCGACGTTGACTTTTTTACTGCTGGTCTGTTCCAGTTGTTTTATAGCATGCGTTAAAAAGTTTGTGCCGGAAGATCGTGTTCAATTCAGCAACGCGAAAGCAATGTTTAAACAAACAGTGCTGGAGCCTACGCTTGGGAGATCCTTTGTTACGCTTACTTCCGATTTTAATTTTGAAGGATCCACGCAGCCGCTTACGTTTAAAGTGTTGAACCTGCGAACCTATGATAATAAACCAGCGCCGGAACTGGAAAATGTTTTTGAGGTAAAAAGCTGGAAAGAACTTTATACCGGTAATGAAACCTCCCTCCAGGAGATAGAAAATAAACGGGTAACTACATCTAACCGGTTGTTTGAAATACGATCGCATTCCGGGCAATTTGTGATGCGGTCTGAAGCCAATTCCAATTTAATAAAATGCCAGCCCGATTCAGGATATGTTTTTGATGTGGAGGTGAGCAATGCCGGCGGTTCTAAGTTTATCTCAGGGATGCGGCTGAAGCCCTTCCGGCAGCTTCCTTACGAGCCCAACAGGTTCGACCGGCTCACCGGCCAGGTGACTTCGGGATCGATCAATCCGGGGCTGGTGAGCAATGTATTTGGTGAAAGCAGGGGAGGACGGTTAAGTGAAGGGGACGTGAACATTATCTTTTTGAAAACTGGAAACGGCAATTCCCTTACGTTTAAATTTTTAGATACCATCCAAAAGCCGATCGATCCCCGCAAATTTGATCTTACCAAATGGTCTACGCTGGTGCATGGTTTTGATATGCAGCTTTCCGACACTGCTGTTAAATACAGCGTAGCCTATCCGATACCCCTGTTAACACAGTACCCCACAAAGTATACCAATTCTGCCGGTACGATGGCGCACACCGAAATCAGCTGGGACCGGATGGGATTCGGAAACCAGCGCCTGGTAGCGCAGATTCTGTTTGATTTTGCGATCTACGAAAAAGGAGACTGGCAGATTATCTTTTGGTTTAAACGGGATAACCCGCGTTTTACAGATGGTTAA
- a CDS encoding SusC/RagA family TonB-linked outer membrane protein, producing MRYILLAMLCCFVFSATTVAQNKGKYEGMVIDKATGQPVQGASIALAGGESKVLGITDSSGHFSVATPEGASLTITHISYQNKTVKAVLGSPQTIEMEEPDAKNVDEIVVQGYRKVSKDRNVGSTVKISGEQIKYQPAASVESLLQGRVPGLNVQNISGSPGVRSVVQLRGLSSTGIMGSGTDAILTPTSPLFVIDGVPFDMNSNFEYANAAGGQGASPLSIIPPDDIEEIEVLKDAASTALWGSRGAYGVILITTKRGKGPRPVFNFSTNVFYNSVPRLREVIGGRGERDIRLQQILAYDTSFANRLGLADINRYPYYSDSLNRFYNNSVNWQSIFKRPTTNFTTNLNVSGGMKEFNYKINLGYYQEYGILQNTGLTRYSISSGLGYDNKVLNVNFNISSGITRQQVGSGSAYSQRGIAAAEAASSLLPPPSAFSENASAVAGIAAKNDNKGLVVAPNLDIRLTALKGLVLHTRFNYSLNSNVYDNFKPSLINSGRPSYITSNQKDNMLNLLSDVNYVKSLVKNEEEIHTFNLYLFNEITRSVSRGNYYLINSAGNDNLYGPVTYDFVNTRDGVVNNLFDRRSVGYGGVFTYDYRRRYVLNFQYRSEGSSNNGPNTGFVKTPNIGFTWNLHRENWFKNFKWANESRFRVSYGNTLIPTGSIFDVYGKLEPYAFTYVGKPTIVYNRDALPNVDFKPITNTTFNLGYDGEFFRSRLSLVYDFYYTSIDNDIAAIGLANTTGFGSIKVNDRSLVKYGHELAVTYRSGNQGDFSWDITVNGAYNKNYVAKLEGGLSQFTTVLSEKGINFPILVTVGGKPITTLAYNTVGVYPTDKDVAVDPVTGKPVRVGNVFLRGGSPRWTDLNGDYIIDVNDLTALYDPLPKVNGGIFLNLRYKQWSINADVTYTLFRDVLNTALADKFRTFYNPIGFDLYKSGAAIPIDQYDYWKSPGDVARYPNPFDYRTNGTIDPYRYNQSLFLEDGSYWKWNRIALNYLVKNELLRRIRVSSARIYGVLQNVFIISKYSGANPENVSTLGFDNQGAYPNPKRYSIGVNISF from the coding sequence ATGCGATACATTTTGTTAGCAATGCTTTGCTGTTTCGTTTTTTCCGCTACTACGGTTGCTCAAAACAAAGGCAAGTATGAAGGAATGGTTATAGATAAAGCAACCGGCCAACCGGTTCAGGGTGCTTCTATCGCTCTTGCCGGCGGTGAATCAAAAGTGCTGGGTATTACCGATTCGAGCGGGCATTTTTCGGTTGCTACACCGGAAGGTGCTTCTCTTACTATTACGCATATATCGTATCAGAATAAAACGGTGAAAGCGGTATTAGGATCGCCTCAAACAATAGAAATGGAGGAGCCGGACGCTAAAAATGTGGATGAAATAGTGGTACAGGGCTATAGAAAGGTTTCCAAGGATCGTAACGTAGGATCCACGGTGAAAATCAGCGGTGAGCAGATCAAATACCAGCCTGCAGCCAGCGTGGAGTCGCTTCTGCAAGGCAGGGTGCCTGGTCTTAACGTGCAAAATATCTCTGGTAGCCCGGGTGTGCGCAGTGTGGTACAGCTCCGGGGCCTGTCATCAACCGGTATTATGGGATCGGGAACGGATGCTATTTTAACGCCTACGTCACCCTTGTTTGTAATTGACGGGGTGCCCTTTGATATGAACTCGAACTTTGAATATGCCAATGCTGCCGGTGGTCAGGGGGCCAGTCCTTTGTCCATTATTCCCCCGGATGATATAGAGGAAATAGAGGTATTGAAAGATGCGGCATCTACGGCTTTATGGGGTTCAAGAGGTGCATATGGCGTAATCCTGATCACTACAAAAAGAGGAAAGGGACCCCGGCCCGTTTTTAATTTTTCCACGAACGTGTTCTATAATTCAGTGCCCCGGCTCAGAGAAGTGATCGGTGGCAGGGGTGAAAGAGACATCCGGTTGCAGCAAATTTTGGCATATGATACTTCTTTTGCCAACCGGTTGGGACTGGCGGATATTAACCGGTATCCTTATTACTCCGATAGTTTAAACCGGTTTTACAATAACAGCGTAAACTGGCAGTCGATCTTTAAACGACCCACCACCAATTTTACCACGAACCTGAATGTGTCCGGTGGTATGAAGGAATTTAACTATAAGATCAATCTTGGCTATTACCAGGAATACGGGATCCTGCAAAATACGGGCCTCACCAGGTATAGTATCAGTTCCGGCCTGGGTTATGATAACAAAGTTTTAAATGTAAATTTTAACATCAGCTCCGGGATTACCCGGCAGCAGGTAGGCTCCGGTTCTGCCTATTCCCAGCGGGGCATAGCCGCAGCAGAAGCGGCGTCTTCATTACTGCCGCCCCCCTCTGCATTTTCCGAAAATGCCAGTGCGGTAGCCGGGATCGCTGCAAAAAATGACAATAAAGGACTGGTAGTGGCACCAAATCTGGATATCAGGCTTACTGCGCTTAAGGGCCTTGTGCTGCACACCCGTTTTAACTATTCTCTGAATTCAAATGTGTATGATAATTTCAAACCATCCCTTATTAACTCCGGGCGGCCGTCGTATATTACCAGCAACCAGAAAGACAATATGCTGAACCTGTTAAGCGATGTCAACTATGTGAAATCGCTGGTTAAAAATGAAGAAGAAATACATACGTTTAACCTTTACCTGTTTAATGAAATTACCAGATCGGTGAGCCGCGGGAATTATTACCTCATCAACAGCGCGGGTAATGACAATTTATATGGCCCCGTTACCTATGATTTTGTAAATACAAGAGATGGGGTGGTGAACAATTTATTTGACCGCAGGTCGGTGGGATATGGAGGTGTATTCACCTACGATTATCGGCGACGCTATGTATTGAACTTCCAATACCGTTCGGAAGGCTCTTCCAACAACGGGCCGAATACCGGGTTTGTTAAAACGCCGAATATTGGTTTTACCTGGAACCTGCACCGGGAAAACTGGTTTAAAAACTTTAAGTGGGCCAACGAAAGCCGTTTTAGGGTAAGCTATGGAAACACACTGATACCCACCGGCAGCATCTTTGATGTATACGGTAAGCTGGAACCCTATGCATTTACCTATGTGGGCAAGCCTACCATTGTGTATAACAGGGATGCGCTCCCCAATGTAGACTTTAAACCCATTACCAATACTACGTTTAACCTGGGCTATGATGGCGAGTTTTTTAGAAGCCGGTTATCGCTGGTGTATGATTTTTATTATACATCTATTGATAATGATATTGCTGCAATCGGACTGGCCAATACCACCGGGTTTGGCTCCATAAAAGTAAACGACCGGTCGCTGGTGAAATATGGTCATGAGCTTGCAGTGACTTATCGGTCGGGCAACCAGGGCGATTTTAGCTGGGATATCACCGTAAACGGCGCCTATAATAAAAACTATGTAGCCAAGCTGGAAGGTGGCCTTAGCCAGTTTACCACGGTTTTAAGTGAGAAAGGCATTAACTTCCCCATCCTGGTAACGGTTGGTGGTAAACCTATTACCACGCTTGCTTATAATACGGTAGGCGTGTACCCCACCGACAAAGATGTAGCGGTAGATCCCGTTACCGGCAAACCCGTAAGAGTAGGCAATGTATTTTTGAGGGGTGGGAGCCCCCGGTGGACAGATCTCAATGGAGATTATATAATTGACGTAAATGACCTGACGGCCCTGTATGATCCGTTGCCTAAAGTAAACGGGGGTATTTTTCTAAACCTGAGATACAAACAGTGGAGTATTAATGCCGATGTAACGTATACCTTGTTCAGGGATGTACTCAATACGGCTCTTGCTGACAAATTCCGTACGTTTTACAACCCCATTGGATTTGACCTGTATAAAAGCGGTGCAGCAATACCTATTGACCAGTACGATTACTGGAAATCGCCGGGAGATGTGGCCCGCTATCCGAACCCCTTTGATTACCGTACCAACGGAACCATTGACCCTTACCGGTACAATCAATCCCTGTTCCTGGAAGACGGATCGTACTGGAAATGGAACCGGATCGCGTTAAACTATCTCGTCAAGAACGAACTGCTACGCAGGATCAGGGTTAGCTCTGCGCGTATTTATGGGGTACTTCAGAATGTGTTTATTATTTCAAAATATTCAGGAGCGAATCCTGAAAACGTTTCCACATTGGGCTTTGATAACCAGGGGGCCTATCCCAACCCTAAACGATATTCGATCGGGGTTAATATTTCGTTTTAA